One stretch of Deinococcus radiopugnans ATCC 19172 DNA includes these proteins:
- the glnA gene encoding type I glutamate--ammonia ligase, producing MTPSPDRAAILAQLQDAQIKFLRLQFTDILGATKNVEVPRSQFEKALSGDVTFDGSAVEGFTRVEESDMLLRPDLTTFLIYPPFSREEGERGAVARLICDVTLPDGTPFEGDPRQVLRRQIERAQVLGYEMFVGTEPEFFLFERTPAGLGTTVTHDRAGYFDLAPIDKGERIRREIANKLVEMGFEIEAAHHEDAPGQHEIDFRYAPALETADRIATFKFVVKRVALEYGLLASFLPKPIPGVNGSGMHCHLSLFKGGQNAFADERGEYGLSSTAGSFIAGLLDHAEGMTAITNPLVNSYKRLVPGFEAPVNIAWSTSNRSALVRIPAKRGNSTRAELRMPDPSCNPYLALAVMLAAGLDGIERGLEPPPAIARNIFKMTVREKRHHRVKELPTDLREAIDELGKDEVLRRALGEHVMEHFMAAKRAEWREYSSAVHAWELERYLDLV from the coding sequence ATGACCCCATCCCCTGACCGGGCCGCGATTCTGGCCCAGCTGCAAGACGCCCAGATCAAGTTTCTGCGGCTGCAATTCACCGATATCCTGGGCGCCACCAAGAACGTCGAGGTGCCGCGCTCGCAGTTTGAGAAGGCCCTGAGCGGCGACGTCACTTTCGACGGCAGCGCCGTGGAGGGCTTCACCCGCGTCGAGGAGTCTGACATGCTGCTGCGCCCGGACCTGACCACTTTCCTGATCTACCCGCCGTTCTCGCGCGAGGAAGGGGAGCGCGGCGCGGTGGCGCGGCTGATCTGCGACGTGACGCTGCCCGACGGCACCCCGTTTGAGGGCGATCCGAGGCAGGTCCTGCGGCGGCAGATTGAGCGGGCGCAGGTCCTGGGCTACGAGATGTTCGTGGGCACCGAGCCGGAGTTCTTTCTGTTCGAGCGCACGCCGGCCGGCCTGGGCACCACCGTGACCCACGACCGGGCAGGCTACTTTGACCTCGCGCCCATCGACAAGGGCGAGCGCATCCGGCGGGAGATCGCCAACAAACTGGTCGAGATGGGCTTCGAGATCGAGGCCGCCCACCACGAGGACGCGCCCGGCCAGCACGAGATCGACTTCCGCTACGCCCCGGCGCTGGAGACGGCCGACCGCATCGCCACCTTCAAATTCGTGGTCAAGCGGGTGGCGCTGGAATACGGGTTGCTGGCCAGCTTCCTGCCCAAGCCGATCCCCGGCGTCAACGGCAGCGGCATGCACTGCCACCTGAGCCTGTTCAAGGGCGGCCAGAACGCCTTTGCCGACGAGCGCGGCGAATACGGCCTGTCCAGCACCGCCGGGAGCTTCATCGCCGGGCTGCTGGACCACGCCGAGGGGATGACGGCCATCACCAATCCGCTGGTCAACAGCTACAAGCGGCTGGTGCCGGGCTTCGAGGCCCCGGTGAACATCGCCTGGAGCACCAGCAACCGCAGCGCCCTGGTCCGCATTCCGGCCAAGCGCGGCAATTCCACCCGCGCCGAGTTGCGGATGCCGGACCCCAGCTGCAACCCCTACCTGGCGCTGGCCGTGATGCTGGCCGCCGGTCTGGACGGCATCGAGCGCGGGCTGGAGCCGCCGCCCGCGATTGCCCGCAACATCTTTAAAATGACCGTGCGCGAGAAACGCCACCACCGCGTCAAGGAGCTGCCCACCGACCTGCGCGAGGCCATCGACGAACTGGGCAAGGACGAGGTGCTGCGCCGCGCGCTGGGCGAGCACGTCATGGAGCATTTCATGGCCGCCAAACGGGCCGAGTGGCGGGAGTACAGCAGCGCCGTGCATGCCTGGGAACTGGAGCGCTATCTCGATCTGGTGTAA
- a CDS encoding ATP-binding cassette domain-containing protein, translating into MTERQFIEVYGARENNLRDVSLHIPRGQITVFTGVSGSGKSSLVFDTIAAEAQRQLNETFTAFVQGFLPHYGQPDVDRIEHLNAPIIIDQKRVGGGARSTAGTYTDLAAPLRLLFSRFGQPSAGPAFAFSFNTPQGMCPECEGIGRTTQLDVEKLLDRRLSLNGGAILHPEFKVGKWMWKMYPLSGLFDNDKPIEDYTPDELHALLYGADVKVSFGEFGSKYEGLVERFTRMYLKKDAAAMSGRARTVFEAFTTSQTCPLCGGARLNAAALESRIDGQNIAEVSDLEITGLMAFLERLSDPAAARVAAHLQERLQHLVDIGLGYLSLSRETATLSGGESQRLKMIRHLGNSLTDMLYILDEPSVGLHARDVARLTGLLRKLRDKGNTVLVVEHDPDVMAVADHVVDLGPGAGTHGGQVVFEGSYADLQNADTPTGRFLSQHLPVKENVRGATGHLSVQNATLHNLKDVSVAIPTGVLTVVTGVAGSGKSSLINGVFLAQHPDAIVIDQSRVTANSRSAPATYTGIMDDIRKAFARANGVSPALFSFNSEGSCPECSGLGVIYTDLAFMEGMTSVCEVCEGRRFKEEVLAYHLRGHSIADVLEMTAEGALAFFPEKKIRAVLQAMNDVGLGYLKLGQPLSTVSGGEGQRLKLAGELHKRGSVYVMDEPTTGLHLSDIGMLMRLIDRLVDGGNTVLLIEHHLDVIRQADWVIDLGPEGGGAGGEVLYAGPPQGLKTCARSLTGPFL; encoded by the coding sequence ATGACCGAGCGGCAATTCATTGAGGTGTACGGCGCCCGCGAGAACAACCTGCGCGACGTGTCGCTGCACATTCCCAGGGGCCAGATCACGGTGTTCACCGGCGTGTCGGGGTCCGGCAAGTCCTCGCTGGTGTTCGACACCATCGCCGCCGAGGCGCAGCGGCAGCTCAACGAGACGTTCACCGCCTTCGTGCAGGGCTTCCTGCCGCATTACGGGCAACCGGACGTGGACCGCATCGAGCACTTGAACGCGCCGATCATCATCGATCAGAAGCGGGTGGGCGGCGGCGCCCGCTCGACGGCGGGCACGTACACCGACCTCGCCGCGCCGCTGCGACTGCTGTTCTCGCGCTTCGGCCAGCCCTCCGCCGGCCCGGCCTTCGCCTTCTCGTTCAACACGCCGCAGGGCATGTGCCCCGAGTGCGAGGGCATCGGCCGGACCACGCAGCTGGATGTGGAGAAACTGCTGGACCGCCGCCTGTCGCTGAACGGCGGGGCGATTCTGCACCCCGAATTCAAGGTGGGCAAGTGGATGTGGAAGATGTATCCGCTGTCAGGGCTGTTCGACAACGACAAACCCATCGAGGACTACACCCCCGACGAGTTGCACGCGCTGCTGTACGGCGCGGACGTGAAGGTCTCGTTCGGGGAATTCGGCTCGAAGTACGAGGGCTTGGTGGAGCGGTTCACGCGCATGTACCTGAAAAAGGACGCGGCGGCCATGTCCGGGCGGGCGCGGACGGTGTTCGAGGCCTTCACCACCTCCCAGACCTGCCCGCTGTGCGGCGGCGCGCGGCTGAACGCGGCGGCGCTGGAGAGCCGCATCGACGGGCAGAACATCGCCGAGGTGTCGGACCTGGAAATCACCGGGCTGATGGCCTTTCTGGAGCGTCTGAGCGATCCGGCGGCGGCGCGGGTGGCCGCCCACCTGCAAGAGCGGTTGCAGCATCTGGTGGACATCGGGCTGGGCTACCTGAGCCTGAGCCGCGAGACGGCCACACTGTCCGGCGGCGAATCGCAGCGCCTCAAGATGATCCGGCACCTGGGCAACAGCCTGACCGACATGCTGTACATCCTTGACGAGCCCAGCGTGGGCCTGCACGCCCGCGACGTGGCGCGGCTGACCGGGCTGCTGCGGAAACTGCGCGACAAGGGCAACACGGTGCTGGTGGTGGAACACGACCCGGACGTGATGGCGGTGGCCGATCACGTCGTGGACCTCGGGCCAGGGGCCGGAACGCACGGCGGTCAGGTGGTGTTCGAGGGCAGCTACGCCGATCTTCAGAACGCCGACACCCCCACCGGGCGATTCCTGAGCCAGCATCTGCCGGTCAAGGAGAACGTGCGCGGGGCGACGGGCCACCTGAGCGTCCAGAACGCCACGCTGCACAACCTCAAAGACGTCTCGGTGGCCATTCCCACCGGAGTGCTGACGGTGGTGACCGGCGTGGCGGGGTCGGGCAAAAGTTCGCTGATCAACGGCGTGTTCCTGGCCCAGCACCCGGACGCCATCGTGATCGACCAGTCGCGCGTGACCGCCAACAGCCGCTCGGCCCCGGCCACCTACACCGGCATCATGGACGACATTCGCAAGGCGTTCGCCAGGGCCAACGGCGTGAGCCCCGCCCTGTTCAGCTTCAACAGCGAGGGCAGCTGCCCGGAATGCAGCGGGCTGGGCGTGATCTACACCGATCTGGCCTTTATGGAGGGCATGACCTCCGTGTGCGAGGTCTGCGAGGGCCGACGCTTCAAGGAAGAGGTGTTGGCGTACCACCTGCGCGGCCACTCGATTGCCGACGTGCTGGAGATGACGGCGGAAGGGGCGTTGGCGTTCTTTCCCGAGAAGAAGATCAGGGCGGTCTTGCAGGCGATGAACGATGTTGGGCTGGGGTACCTGAAGCTGGGACAGCCGCTGAGCACCGTGTCGGGCGGCGAGGGCCAGCGCCTCAAGCTGGCGGGCGAACTGCACAAGCGGGGCAGCGTCTACGTGATGGACGAGCCCACCACCGGGCTGCACCTCTCGGACATCGGGATGCTGATGCGCCTGATCGACCGGCTGGTGGACGGCGGCAACACCGTGCTGCTGATCGAACACCATCTGGACGTGATCCGGCAGGCCGACTGGGTGATCGACCTGGGGCCGGAAGGCGGCGGCGCAGGCGGCGAGGTGCTGTACGCCGGGCCGCCGCAGGGCCTCAAGACTTGCGCGCGGAGCCTGACCGGACCCTTTCTGTAG
- a CDS encoding glutamine synthetase III has translation MNQTGNNQDFDVNSAARNWRVEATAQPTPSELVTGKFASDVLTPDQLKTRMSKSAFRSLQATAERGETLDPSIADTVALAMKTWAMEKGATHYTHWFQPLTGGTAEKHDSFLNPAGDGVAIMSFSGKELIQAEPDASSFPSGGLRATFEARGYTAWDPSSPAFIVRHANGATLCIPSVFASWKGEALDLKTPLLRSIEALNRAVTPALKLFGASEGTRVTSSLGAEQEYFLIAEEYYYRRPDLVMSGRTLFGAKPPRGQELEDHYFGVIPDRILSFMTDAEMQLYALGIPVKTRHNEVAPGQFEVAPIFEDSNIAADHQQLLMQVLRNTARRYGLVCLMHEKPFAGVNGSGKHCNWSMATDAGENLLDPGETPHENMQFLFFTSAVLKGVDEHQDLLRACVASASNDHRLGAAEAPPAIISIFLGSELSDIYERLASGQGGRGKAAGLMGLGSRVLPEIPIHAGDRNRTSPFAFTGNKFEFRAVGSSQSISFPITVLNAIVAEAVAQLVTDLQARLDGGEELGVALAELVRETYKKHRRIVFDGDGYSDEWHREAEHDRGLLNLRTALDALEHLHSPKNVELFGKLEILNDRELAARQEIMYDIYFKTVNIEGETTEYMAQRQILPAALAYLAALKDVPESRAAAGVSREVGELTDRLYDALQALREQNDALGGEEVHEKAYHMRDAVLPAMREVRAVADRLENLIDFKLWPLPTYRQMLFVK, from the coding sequence ATGAACCAGACCGGGAACAACCAGGATTTCGATGTCAACTCGGCGGCCCGCAACTGGCGGGTAGAGGCCACCGCGCAGCCCACCCCCAGCGAACTGGTGACCGGGAAGTTCGCCAGCGACGTGCTGACGCCGGATCAGCTCAAGACCCGCATGAGCAAGAGCGCCTTCCGGAGCCTGCAGGCCACCGCCGAGCGCGGCGAGACGCTGGACCCCAGCATCGCCGACACCGTGGCGCTGGCGATGAAGACCTGGGCGATGGAAAAGGGGGCCACCCACTACACCCACTGGTTCCAGCCGCTGACCGGCGGCACCGCCGAGAAGCACGACTCGTTCCTGAACCCCGCCGGGGACGGCGTGGCGATCATGTCCTTTTCGGGCAAGGAACTGATCCAGGCCGAGCCGGATGCGTCGAGCTTTCCCTCTGGCGGCCTGCGGGCCACCTTCGAAGCGCGCGGCTACACTGCCTGGGATCCCTCGTCACCGGCCTTTATCGTCCGGCACGCCAACGGCGCGACGCTGTGCATTCCCAGCGTGTTCGCGTCGTGGAAGGGCGAGGCACTGGACCTCAAGACCCCGCTGCTGCGCTCTATCGAGGCGCTGAACCGGGCGGTCACCCCGGCCCTCAAGCTGTTCGGGGCTTCCGAGGGCACCCGCGTGACCAGCAGCCTGGGCGCGGAGCAGGAATACTTTCTGATCGCCGAGGAGTACTACTACCGCCGCCCCGATCTGGTGATGAGCGGGCGCACGCTGTTCGGGGCCAAGCCCCCGCGCGGGCAGGAGCTGGAAGACCACTACTTCGGCGTGATCCCGGACCGCATCCTGAGCTTCATGACCGACGCCGAGATGCAGCTGTACGCGCTGGGCATTCCCGTCAAGACCCGCCACAACGAGGTGGCGCCGGGGCAGTTCGAGGTGGCCCCGATTTTCGAGGACTCCAACATCGCCGCCGATCACCAGCAGCTGCTGATGCAGGTGCTGCGCAACACCGCCCGCCGCTACGGGCTGGTGTGCCTGATGCACGAAAAGCCCTTCGCCGGGGTCAACGGCAGCGGCAAGCACTGCAACTGGAGCATGGCCACCGACGCGGGCGAGAACCTGCTGGACCCCGGCGAGACGCCCCACGAGAACATGCAGTTCCTGTTCTTCACCTCCGCCGTCCTCAAGGGCGTCGACGAGCACCAGGACCTGCTGCGGGCCTGCGTAGCCAGCGCCAGCAACGATCACCGCCTGGGGGCCGCCGAGGCCCCGCCCGCGATCATCAGTATCTTCTTGGGCAGCGAGCTGAGCGACATCTACGAGCGCCTGGCCAGCGGGCAGGGCGGGCGCGGCAAGGCGGCGGGGCTGATGGGGCTGGGCAGCCGCGTGCTGCCGGAGATTCCCATTCACGCCGGAGACCGCAACCGCACCAGCCCCTTCGCCTTTACCGGCAACAAGTTCGAGTTCCGCGCGGTGGGCAGCTCCCAGAGCATCTCCTTTCCGATCACGGTGCTGAACGCCATCGTGGCCGAGGCGGTGGCGCAGCTGGTGACCGATCTGCAGGCGCGGCTGGACGGCGGCGAGGAGCTGGGCGTGGCGCTGGCCGAACTGGTGCGCGAGACGTACAAGAAGCACCGCCGCATCGTGTTCGATGGGGACGGCTACAGCGACGAGTGGCACCGCGAGGCCGAGCACGACCGCGGCCTGCTGAACCTGCGAACGGCCCTGGACGCGCTGGAGCACCTGCACAGCCCCAAGAACGTCGAGCTGTTCGGGAAACTGGAAATCCTGAATGACCGCGAACTGGCGGCCCGGCAGGAAATCATGTACGACATCTACTTCAAGACCGTGAACATCGAGGGCGAGACCACCGAATACATGGCCCAGCGCCAGATTCTGCCGGCGGCCCTGGCGTATCTGGCGGCCCTGAAGGACGTGCCCGAGAGCCGCGCCGCCGCCGGGGTCAGCCGGGAAGTGGGCGAACTGACCGACCGGCTCTACGACGCCCTGCAGGCCCTGCGCGAACAGAACGACGCCCTGGGCGGCGAAGAGGTGCACGAGAAGGCCTACCACATGCGCGACGCCGTGCTGCCCGCCATGCGCGAGGTGCGGGCCGTGGCCGACCGGCTGGAGAACCTGATCGACTTCAAGCTGTGGCCGCTGCCGACGTACCGTCAGATGCTGTTCGTGAAGTAG
- a CDS encoding divergent PAP2 family protein, translating to MNSFAELLSNRWLWTAILASTSAQLFKVFLILLIERRWRPAAFMETGGMPSSHSAMVAALTTGVGLSEGVGSAPFAISSVFALIVMYDATGVRHASGQQGALLNELISELRDVVRAGFAPLPVRVLLGHTYLEVLVGLLLGVGAGFLAFRVL from the coding sequence GTGAATTCGTTCGCTGAACTGCTGAGCAACCGCTGGCTGTGGACCGCCATCCTGGCGTCCACGAGCGCGCAGCTGTTCAAGGTCTTTCTGATTCTGCTGATCGAGCGGCGCTGGCGGCCTGCCGCCTTCATGGAAACCGGCGGCATGCCCAGCAGCCACAGCGCCATGGTGGCGGCCCTGACCACCGGCGTCGGGCTGTCCGAGGGGGTGGGCAGCGCGCCGTTTGCCATCAGCTCCGTGTTTGCGCTGATCGTCATGTACGACGCCACCGGGGTGCGGCACGCCAGCGGTCAGCAGGGCGCCCTGCTCAACGAACTGATCAGCGAGCTGCGCGACGTGGTGCGCGCCGGTTTCGCGCCCCTGCCGGTGCGCGTCCTGCTGGGCCACACCTATCTGGAGGTGCTGGTGGGCCTGCTGCTGGGCGTCGGCGCAGGTTTTCTGGCGTTCCGGGTGCTGTAA
- a CDS encoding bifunctional 5,10-methylenetetrahydrofolate dehydrogenase/5,10-methenyltetrahydrofolate cyclohydrolase, with protein sequence MSARVLAGPPAAAALLADAAARAGRLPTSPHLVIVCVGDDPASRSYVRGKSRKAGEVGLRSTVHALPESATQAELLALIDTLNRDDDVSGILVQLPLPAQIAEAAVLHAIDPRKDVDGFHPLNVGELWAGRPALTPCTPAGIMYLLEHYGVAVAGARAVIVGRSHLVGRPLAALLLLGDATVTVCHSRTRDLGRVTREAELLVAAAGSPGLVTPEMVRPGATVIDVGINRVLGADGKGHLVGDVHPDVAGVAGALTPVPGGVGPMTVAQLLANTVRAAELQHATRAHPEVAGEFVR encoded by the coding sequence GTGAGCGCACGGGTGCTGGCCGGGCCGCCGGCCGCCGCCGCGCTGCTGGCGGACGCGGCGGCCCGTGCCGGGCGTCTGCCCACCTCACCCCATCTGGTGATCGTGTGCGTGGGTGACGATCCTGCCAGTCGCAGCTACGTGCGCGGCAAGTCGCGCAAGGCCGGCGAGGTGGGCCTGCGCAGCACCGTCCACGCGCTGCCTGAGAGCGCCACCCAGGCCGAGCTGCTGGCCCTGATCGACACCCTGAACCGCGACGACGACGTCAGCGGCATTCTGGTGCAGTTGCCGCTGCCCGCGCAGATTGCTGAGGCTGCCGTGCTGCACGCCATCGATCCGCGCAAGGACGTGGACGGCTTTCATCCCCTGAACGTGGGTGAGCTGTGGGCGGGCCGCCCGGCGCTGACGCCGTGTACGCCTGCCGGCATCATGTATCTGCTGGAGCATTACGGGGTTGCGGTGGCCGGCGCGCGGGCCGTGATCGTGGGCCGCAGCCATCTGGTGGGCCGCCCGCTGGCCGCGCTGCTGCTGCTGGGCGACGCCACCGTCACGGTGTGCCACAGCCGCACCCGTGACCTGGGGCGCGTGACCCGCGAGGCCGAGCTGCTTGTCGCCGCCGCCGGAAGCCCCGGCCTCGTCACGCCGGAGATGGTCAGGCCAGGGGCAACCGTCATCGACGTGGGCATCAACCGCGTGCTGGGGGCGGACGGCAAGGGCCATCTGGTGGGCGACGTTCATCCGGACGTGGCGGGGGTGGCCGGGGCGCTGACCCCGGTGCCGGGCGGCGTCGGCCCCATGACCGTGGCGCAGTTGCTGGCGAACACCGTGCGGGCGGCCGAACTGCAGCACGCCACGCGCGCCCACCCAGAGGTTGCCGGTGAATTCGTTCGCTGA
- the nusB gene encoding transcription antitermination factor NusB, with translation MTRRREKAAQPVGTRRAAREFAFRVLFEADRGDLPLDTVFVRAEGQMRDGDDTFPRLNEEALTFARELVDGIGARRAEIDETLQRTIRGWSFGQMAQTDLNVLRLATFEMGHTPEPHPPVIESAVRIARKFGGDDSGRFVNGVLAGLSRNMKTAPAAPQLDEQDDEEQAVPGHAAGESGPEERG, from the coding sequence TTGACCCGCCGCCGCGAGAAGGCCGCCCAGCCGGTCGGGACGCGCCGCGCCGCCCGCGAGTTCGCCTTCCGCGTGCTGTTCGAGGCTGACCGGGGCGATCTGCCGCTGGACACGGTCTTTGTGCGTGCCGAGGGCCAGATGCGGGACGGCGACGACACCTTCCCCCGCCTGAACGAGGAAGCCCTGACCTTTGCCCGTGAACTGGTGGACGGCATCGGGGCACGCCGCGCCGAGATCGACGAGACGCTGCAGCGCACCATCCGGGGCTGGAGCTTCGGGCAGATGGCCCAGACGGACCTGAACGTGTTGCGGCTGGCGACCTTCGAAATGGGCCACACCCCCGAGCCGCACCCCCCGGTGATCGAGAGTGCCGTGCGTATCGCGCGCAAGTTCGGCGGCGACGATTCGGGCCGCTTCGTCAACGGCGTGCTGGCGGGCCTGAGCCGCAACATGAAAACGGCCCCCGCCGCGCCGCAACTGGACGAACAGGACGACGAGGAGCAGGCGGTGCCCGGACACGCGGCAGGGGAGAGCGGGCCAGAGGAGCGCGGGTGA
- a CDS encoding Asp23/Gls24 family envelope stress response protein: MASNPTQTSTPSSEVEISKSVLMDIAATTITGIEGTEVASAPLNMGEVLRNQSGARKPRALRVSRDGASVSVDVGLNIDFGQNLVNVSRQVQRAVCENIELMTGLKVSAVNVTVQGVCVPAARGKS, from the coding sequence ATGGCAAGCAACCCCACCCAGACCAGCACCCCCAGTTCCGAAGTCGAAATCAGCAAGAGCGTCCTGATGGACATCGCCGCCACCACCATCACCGGGATCGAGGGCACCGAAGTGGCCTCGGCCCCGCTGAACATGGGCGAGGTGCTGCGCAACCAGAGCGGCGCCCGCAAGCCCCGCGCCCTGCGCGTGAGCCGTGACGGCGCCAGCGTCAGCGTGGACGTGGGCCTGAACATCGATTTCGGGCAGAATCTGGTGAACGTGTCCCGGCAGGTGCAGCGCGCCGTGTGCGAGAACATCGAGCTGATGACCGGCCTGAAGGTCAGCGCCGTCAACGTGACCGTGCAGGGCGTGTGCGTGCCCGCCGCCAGGGGCAAGTCTTGA
- the ligA gene encoding NAD-dependent DNA ligase LigA, with amino-acid sequence MDQAELTPGEYEQYLSLSAAVARHNRAYHEEDAPTIPDNEYDALVRRLRALEAQHPEWAEQAAQAAGGDTSPAQAVGGAPSTAFQPVNHPTPMTSLDNVFSDAELGEWREKLARALNLPPEHDDFVFTGELKIDGLSVNLYYVNGQLQWAATRGNGSVGEIVTAQVATVPGIPTALDGLSGELEVRGEVYMSRADFAAYNAQAEELGTPLLKNPRNGAAGALRQKDPEVTRTRNLKAIFYALGKRDGVPATTQGEVLAWLAAQGFPISTHSEGLSGIAAAADYHARMTAGRQDFEFDADGTVFKLDSLRLQEEAGFTSRAPRWAIAYKFPVEEVETVLEGITVNVGRTGKLTPLAHLSPRLIEGSTVSKATLHNQDFVRDLDLHIGDTVVVRKSGGVIPQIMRVIVDKRPADAQPFVFPDTCPECGQPVTRDPEDANTYCTNPACPAQTYKLVEYFVSRGAMDIAGVGGKLIAQLLTLGLIHDAADLYALNAETLAGLERGGEKKAANILAELEASKTRPLWRLINALGLDHVGERNAQALARAFGTLDALMAATPEQIEAVPGLGKVIGASVAVALKEEGYVTLLNKLKAAGVNPQEEEVRRGEQLEGLNFVITGSLGRPRDAIKAELEAAGGRVTGSVTGKTSYLIAGEDAGSKLTRAQELGVAVLDEAGLAALLAEKGVENGEASAQT; translated from the coding sequence ATGGATCAGGCCGAGTTGACCCCCGGTGAATACGAGCAGTACCTCAGTCTCAGCGCCGCCGTGGCCCGCCACAACCGCGCGTACCACGAAGAGGACGCGCCCACGATTCCCGACAACGAGTACGACGCGCTGGTTCGGCGCCTGCGTGCCCTGGAAGCCCAGCATCCCGAATGGGCCGAGCAGGCCGCGCAGGCGGCAGGGGGCGACACCAGCCCCGCGCAGGCGGTGGGGGGGGCGCCCAGCACGGCCTTCCAGCCGGTGAACCACCCCACCCCCATGACCAGCCTGGACAACGTCTTCAGCGACGCCGAACTGGGCGAGTGGCGCGAGAAGCTGGCCCGCGCGCTGAATCTGCCCCCCGAGCACGACGACTTCGTGTTCACGGGCGAGCTGAAGATCGACGGCCTGAGCGTGAACCTGTACTACGTGAACGGTCAGTTGCAGTGGGCCGCCACGCGCGGCAACGGCTCCGTCGGCGAGATCGTGACCGCGCAGGTGGCGACGGTGCCGGGCATTCCCACCGCCCTGGACGGCCTGAGCGGTGAACTGGAGGTGCGCGGCGAGGTCTACATGAGCCGCGCGGACTTCGCCGCCTACAACGCGCAGGCCGAGGAACTGGGCACGCCGCTGCTCAAGAACCCCCGCAACGGCGCGGCGGGAGCGCTGCGGCAGAAAGACCCGGAGGTCACGCGCACCCGCAACCTCAAGGCCATCTTCTACGCGCTGGGCAAGCGCGACGGCGTGCCCGCCACTACCCAGGGCGAGGTGCTGGCGTGGCTGGCCGCCCAGGGCTTTCCGATCAGCACCCACAGCGAGGGGCTGAGCGGCATCGCCGCCGCCGCCGATTACCACGCCCGCATGACTGCCGGACGTCAGGACTTCGAATTCGATGCCGACGGCACAGTGTTCAAGCTCGATTCGCTGCGCCTGCAGGAGGAGGCAGGCTTCACCAGCCGCGCCCCGCGCTGGGCGATTGCCTACAAGTTCCCGGTGGAGGAGGTGGAGACCGTGCTGGAGGGCATTACGGTCAACGTGGGCCGCACCGGCAAGCTCACGCCGCTGGCCCACCTGTCGCCCCGCCTGATCGAGGGCAGCACCGTCAGCAAGGCCACGCTGCACAACCAGGATTTCGTGCGGGATCTGGATCTTCACATTGGGGACACGGTGGTGGTGCGCAAATCCGGCGGCGTGATTCCGCAGATCATGCGTGTGATCGTGGACAAACGCCCGGCAGATGCCCAGCCCTTCGTCTTTCCCGACACCTGCCCCGAGTGCGGCCAGCCGGTCACGCGCGATCCCGAGGACGCCAACACCTACTGCACCAATCCGGCCTGCCCGGCGCAGACCTACAAACTGGTGGAGTATTTCGTGTCGCGCGGCGCCATGGACATCGCGGGCGTGGGGGGCAAGCTGATCGCGCAGCTGCTGACGCTGGGCCTGATCCACGACGCAGCAGACCTGTACGCCCTGAACGCCGAGACGCTGGCCGGACTGGAGCGCGGCGGCGAGAAGAAGGCCGCCAACATCCTGGCCGAGCTGGAGGCCAGCAAGACCCGCCCGCTGTGGCGGCTGATCAACGCGCTGGGCCTGGATCACGTGGGCGAGCGCAACGCCCAGGCGCTGGCCCGCGCCTTCGGCACGCTGGACGCGCTGATGGCGGCCACTCCCGAGCAGATCGAGGCCGTGCCGGGGCTGGGCAAGGTGATCGGCGCAAGTGTGGCGGTGGCCCTGAAAGAAGAGGGCTACGTCACCCTCCTGAACAAACTCAAGGCGGCGGGCGTCAACCCGCAGGAGGAGGAGGTGAGGCGCGGAGAGCAACTGGAGGGCCTCAACTTCGTCATCACCGGCAGCCTGGGCCGTCCGCGCGACGCCATCAAAGCCGAGCTGGAGGCCGCCGGGGGCCGCGTGACCGGCAGCGTCACCGGCAAGACCTCGTACCTGATCGCTGGGGAGGACGCTGGAAGCAAATTGACCCGCGCGCAGGAACTGGGCGTGGCCGTGCTGGACGAGGCCGGACTGGCGGCTCTGCTGGCGGAGAAGGGCGTAGAAAACGGGGAGGCGTCCGCCCAGACCTGA